Proteins from one Pontibacter korlensis genomic window:
- a CDS encoding nicotinate phosphoribosyltransferase: MALSEIYSTSLSLLTDLYQLTMAYGYWKQGMAEREAVFHLYFRKHPFGGGYTVAAGLEHAVEYLQALKFSDNDLAYLSNLKGSQGQPLFEQEFIDYLGQMEFSCDVDAVPEGTVVFPSEPLVRVRGPLLQAQLVETPLLTIINFETLIATKAARIKEAAKGDTVIEFGMRRAQGIDGALSAARAAYIGGADATSNLLAGQLYDIPVRGTHAHSWVQAFETEEDAFEAYGEAFPKDSVFLVDTYNTLEGVKRAISVAQKLQPKGFVFGGIRLDSGDLTYLSQQARQLLDEAGFHDTSIVASNDLDEHLITHLKQEGAKINVWGVGTKMITAYDQPALGGVYKLAAIKDGEWEYKIKLSEQLAKTSNPGILQVRRYYNQERYLADMIYNELEPLPNTPQIVDPLDVTRRKTVEEGAKHKELLVPVFQKGQSIYTLPDLPSIKAHTKTEISRLHESIRRYMNPHSYPAGLEGNLHQFKLDMILKLKGKSDK, from the coding sequence ATGGCGTTATCAGAAATCTACAGCACCTCCCTGTCCTTACTCACTGACCTTTACCAACTTACAATGGCTTATGGCTACTGGAAGCAAGGTATGGCCGAGCGTGAGGCAGTGTTTCATTTATACTTTCGGAAGCATCCCTTTGGCGGAGGGTACACAGTAGCTGCAGGACTGGAGCATGCAGTAGAGTACTTACAAGCACTTAAGTTTTCTGATAACGATTTAGCGTACCTGAGCAACCTGAAAGGTAGCCAAGGGCAACCGCTTTTTGAGCAGGAGTTTATTGATTACCTGGGCCAGATGGAGTTTTCCTGCGATGTAGACGCTGTGCCAGAAGGTACGGTGGTTTTTCCAAGTGAACCGCTAGTACGTGTACGCGGTCCTTTGTTACAGGCACAGTTGGTTGAGACGCCGCTACTAACCATCATTAATTTTGAAACACTTATAGCCACCAAGGCAGCCCGTATTAAAGAGGCAGCCAAAGGCGACACAGTGATTGAGTTTGGTATGCGCCGTGCACAAGGCATAGACGGTGCTCTTTCTGCTGCACGCGCAGCTTATATCGGTGGCGCCGATGCAACTTCTAACCTGCTGGCAGGTCAGCTATACGACATACCCGTACGCGGAACGCATGCCCACAGCTGGGTACAGGCTTTTGAGACAGAAGAGGATGCTTTTGAGGCTTATGGTGAAGCTTTCCCGAAAGACTCTGTTTTTCTTGTAGACACTTACAACACACTGGAAGGTGTGAAACGAGCCATCTCTGTTGCCCAAAAGTTGCAACCAAAAGGTTTTGTTTTCGGAGGCATACGCCTGGACTCTGGTGACCTTACCTATTTAAGTCAGCAGGCACGTCAGTTATTAGATGAAGCCGGGTTCCATGACACCAGCATCGTAGCCAGTAACGACTTGGATGAGCACCTGATTACACACCTGAAACAGGAAGGAGCCAAAATCAATGTTTGGGGCGTGGGTACTAAAATGATCACGGCTTACGACCAACCAGCACTTGGCGGAGTTTATAAACTGGCTGCTATCAAGGATGGAGAATGGGAATATAAAATAAAGCTATCGGAGCAGCTTGCAAAAACCTCAAACCCAGGCATACTGCAGGTGCGGCGCTATTATAATCAGGAACGTTACCTGGCCGACATGATTTATAATGAGCTGGAGCCATTACCTAATACCCCTCAGATTGTAGACCCACTGGACGTTACCCGCCGCAAAACTGTAGAGGAAGGGGCAAAACATAAGGAGCTGTTGGTACCGGTTTTCCAGAAGGGACAATCAATTTATACTTTACCAGACCTGCCAAGCATAAAAGCACATACTAAAACAGAAATCAGCCGGCTTCACGAAAGTATACGCCGTTACATGAACCCACACAGCTACCCGGCTGGCCTGGAAGGTAACCTGCACCAGTTTAAACTGGATATGATTCTGAAACTAAAGGGGAAGTCCGATAAATAA
- a CDS encoding DUF6687 family protein, protein MQTRQFIPFSEVKNKKAIVVDSTHANGVMLSHWKGAPTPEGVKDDTSAAIVLNALRQELTDLDLPYVTANHFDIDGFVGVWALLNPELALENEELLRQMALIGDFRELDLNHPLAGEALKLVCWINGKERELFYKPFEADEMEEKEAAQCVQKFKYFLREFTRVLKDPDWERGAWEDEVGGALLGYRDMYKPDTKITRHPEIGLIIIETPHPLHYYALFGRTQGFDMVLTCYKDNKFELEYKYTTWVDIVSRPTLPRLSMAPLAARLNELEASGRSWTHDSVTDTGPLLRLDGDKLTRSEAYANPTEREIYTSSIPVEELKQEVVQYYQQAYQSIQPKYNWSWKELKELNKQ, encoded by the coding sequence ATGCAGACGAGACAATTCATTCCTTTTTCGGAAGTAAAAAATAAGAAAGCCATTGTTGTAGACAGTACACATGCTAATGGTGTCATGCTTTCTCACTGGAAGGGAGCACCCACGCCAGAGGGAGTTAAGGACGATACCAGTGCTGCCATTGTACTGAATGCCCTTCGTCAGGAGCTGACTGATCTGGACCTGCCTTACGTTACCGCTAATCACTTCGATATAGATGGATTTGTGGGAGTATGGGCGCTGCTGAATCCGGAGCTGGCATTGGAGAATGAGGAGCTGCTACGACAGATGGCCTTGATCGGGGACTTTAGAGAGCTGGATCTGAACCACCCGTTGGCAGGAGAGGCCCTGAAGCTGGTTTGCTGGATAAATGGGAAGGAACGGGAGCTGTTTTACAAGCCTTTTGAGGCGGATGAAATGGAGGAGAAGGAGGCAGCACAGTGTGTGCAGAAGTTTAAGTACTTTTTGCGGGAATTTACACGCGTGCTGAAGGACCCTGATTGGGAGCGTGGTGCGTGGGAAGATGAGGTAGGCGGTGCTTTGCTCGGCTACCGGGACATGTATAAGCCAGATACAAAAATTACACGTCACCCTGAAATTGGCCTGATCATAATTGAAACACCACATCCACTGCATTACTACGCCCTTTTCGGCCGCACGCAGGGCTTCGATATGGTGCTTACTTGTTACAAAGACAATAAGTTTGAGTTGGAGTACAAGTATACTACTTGGGTAGATATCGTATCACGGCCAACACTGCCGCGGCTAAGTATGGCGCCACTTGCTGCACGCCTTAATGAACTGGAGGCTTCCGGCCGTAGCTGGACGCACGACTCCGTTACCGATACAGGACCTCTCCTGCGCTTGGATGGCGATAAGCTGACGCGCTCCGAAGCTTACGCTAACCCTACAGAGCGGGAAATCTATACTTCGTCTATACCTGTGGAAGAGCTGAAACAGGAAGTGGTGCAGTATTACCAGCAGGCTTACCAGAGCATCCAACCGAAGTACAACTGGAGCTGGAAAGAGCTAAAAGAGCTTAATAAACAATAG
- the xseB gene encoding exodeoxyribonuclease VII small subunit, whose protein sequence is MNKDLNQMTYREATQELEEILRAIENDAVDVDELTQKVQRSSQLIKLCKEKLRKAEKAIDQVFNEENCEAPAPTKTQENKAANGTLF, encoded by the coding sequence ATGAATAAGGACTTAAACCAGATGACATACCGCGAGGCTACCCAGGAACTGGAGGAGATTTTACGCGCCATTGAGAATGACGCCGTAGACGTGGATGAACTGACGCAAAAGGTACAGCGCTCTTCTCAACTGATCAAACTGTGCAAGGAAAAGCTACGCAAAGCTGAGAAAGCTATTGATCAGGTATTTAACGAGGAAAATTGCGAAGCCCCTGCTCCAACCAAAACGCAGGAAAACAAAGCAGCTAACGGTACCCTGTTTTAG
- the xseA gene encoding exodeoxyribonuclease VII large subunit has protein sequence MSQIFFRQTIAYEEHQAPLSLYELHQQIREELEVAFPDSYWVVAEVAQVNVDRRKGHRYLTLVDKGDDARQMLAQARATIWGSRYQMLSRYFEEKTGQPLRAGLKVLLQASVRFHELYGLSLDISNIDPNYTIGDLARQRLETLKRLEAEGLLEANKELELPLVPQRLAVISSATAAGFQDFMHQLENNSYGYDFQTTLFPATVQGNEAPASVAQAFAQIARHSDQFDAIVLIRGGGSQTDLSCFDDYKIAAAIGNSPLPVLTGIGHERDESIADMLANTRLKTPTAVAGFLIDRFREAEEHAEDLFDSIRMFAAQQLKLTDDKLERVSLRFQNITRQLLQTSKNKLETLSRSLLLKPKAYLEAQRHQISDLEKDVNAETKDLLHERQRHLQELSVCVEGKSQRYLHMKEHELNHLVHCVETEAKDKLKQRQLTFTKYSDKLEYSAKGKLQGEQHRLKLLEMSIEANNPEKLLLRGYTLTLINGKIIKSIKEVKNSDVVETRMKDGTLHSMIVNINTDE, from the coding sequence ATGTCCCAGATCTTTTTTCGCCAAACCATTGCGTATGAGGAGCACCAGGCCCCGCTCTCGCTGTATGAACTGCACCAGCAGATACGCGAGGAGCTGGAAGTGGCGTTTCCGGATAGCTATTGGGTAGTAGCAGAAGTAGCACAGGTAAACGTGGATCGTAGGAAAGGCCACCGTTACCTGACTCTGGTAGATAAAGGCGACGACGCGCGTCAAATGCTGGCACAGGCCCGCGCAACTATTTGGGGCTCTCGCTATCAAATGTTGAGCCGTTACTTTGAGGAGAAAACAGGGCAGCCGCTGCGTGCAGGGCTGAAAGTACTGCTGCAGGCATCAGTGCGTTTCCATGAGCTTTACGGCCTCAGCCTCGACATCAGTAATATTGACCCTAATTATACTATTGGCGACCTGGCTCGCCAGCGGCTCGAAACACTGAAGCGACTTGAAGCAGAGGGATTGCTCGAGGCCAACAAAGAACTGGAGCTGCCACTGGTACCGCAACGTTTGGCCGTTATATCATCTGCCACCGCAGCAGGTTTCCAAGACTTTATGCATCAGCTGGAGAACAACAGCTACGGTTATGATTTCCAAACCACACTTTTCCCGGCCACGGTACAGGGCAACGAAGCGCCGGCTTCGGTAGCGCAAGCATTTGCACAGATTGCCCGGCACAGCGACCAGTTTGATGCTATTGTACTGATTCGTGGCGGAGGCTCTCAGACAGACTTGAGCTGCTTCGACGACTATAAAATTGCAGCGGCCATTGGTAATTCGCCGCTTCCGGTGCTAACAGGTATAGGCCATGAGCGGGACGAAAGTATAGCCGATATGCTAGCCAACACGCGCCTGAAAACACCTACAGCTGTTGCCGGTTTCCTGATTGACAGATTTAGGGAGGCGGAAGAACACGCAGAAGATCTGTTCGACAGCATCAGGATGTTTGCAGCGCAGCAACTGAAACTGACAGATGATAAGCTGGAGCGTGTGAGCTTACGCTTCCAGAACATAACCCGGCAGTTACTCCAGACAAGCAAGAACAAGCTGGAGACCCTATCACGCAGCTTGTTGCTAAAACCAAAGGCTTACCTGGAGGCACAGCGACACCAGATCAGCGATCTGGAGAAGGATGTGAATGCTGAAACCAAAGACCTGCTGCACGAGCGGCAGCGCCACCTGCAAGAGCTGTCGGTGTGCGTGGAAGGCAAAAGCCAGCGCTACCTGCACATGAAAGAGCACGAGCTAAACCACCTGGTGCACTGTGTAGAAACGGAGGCAAAAGATAAACTAAAGCAACGGCAACTTACCTTTACCAAGTATAGCGATAAGCTGGAGTACAGCGCCAAGGGCAAACTACAGGGTGAACAACACCGCCTAAAGCTGCTGGAAATGAGTATAGAAGCTAATAACCCAGAGAAACTGTTGCTGCGTGGCTATACGCTCACACTTATCAATGGCAAAATTATCAAGAGTATAAAAGAAGTAAAGAATAGTGATGTGGTGGAAACAAGAATGAAAGATGGTACCCTCCACAGCATGATTGTAAATATTAATACAGATGAATAA